In Silene latifolia isolate original U9 population chromosome X, ASM4854445v1, whole genome shotgun sequence, the following proteins share a genomic window:
- the LOC141619010 gene encoding uncharacterized protein LOC141619010, which yields MGTRSSGWKTHMAEHLAAVLRPVSGKEVRDAFFSIPDIKSPGPDGYTSKFFKDAWGEIGGDVIGALQDFFLQRRLLTQINATTLTLIPKCDRPQNVTQFRPIACCNVVYKDLIRLHERPNASARCLLKIDLEKANDTLEWQFVEQLLRMLKFPPEFQSLVMQCITTASFSLSLNGRNVWLFYWQERAQTSKGDTKSMMLLLQSFSTFAKASGLRISAAKSNAYFRGVPDQIKHDILRVSEYKRVPLVTSDKICKPKEEGGLGIKDQGTWNKAMVGRVWNHLKGRDWMKYSPSANSSWVWRRICKVKQEIAHGFVDGVWVVQPSGYTPAGCYEWLRDARPPVYWSKVIWNNWAVPKHQFMGWLVAHEALNTVDKLANYEMAVDDRCLLCGQSEECISHLFFACQYSRRVILAMQQSTGCQLPLVTDLVWWSSRGVNTTRIPVSGDFNWLLKTVAKTKLATEIGRPNPVTGISRQIKFGRLMSVA from the exons ATGGGAACAAGGTCTTCAGGGTGGAAGACACACATGGCAGA GCACCTAGCTGCAGTCCTGAGGCCTGTCAGTGGGAAGGAGGTAAGAGATGCTTTCTTCAGTATACCAGATATCAAATCCCCTGGACCTGATGGTTATACCAGTAAGTTCTTCAAGGATGCGTGGGGGGAGATAGGGGGAGATGTGATTGGGGCACTCCAGGACTTTTTTTTGCAGAGGAGACTGCTAACCCAAATTAATGCCACAACCCTCACTCTTATACCTAAATGTGATAGACCTCAGAATGTCACCCAGTTTCGGCCTATTGCTTGCTGCAATGTTGTGTACAAG GACCTCATAAGACTTCATGAAAGACCCAATGCCTCAGCTAGATGCCTGCTCAAGATTGATTTAGAGAAAGCAAATGATACTTTGGAATGGCAATTTGTTGAGCAGCTTTTAAGAATGCTTAAGTTCCCACCTGAGTTCCAAAGTCTGGTAATGCAGTGTATTACTACTGCCTCTTTCTCTTTATCTCTTAATGGGAGAAATGTTTGGCTATTTTACTGGCAGGAGAGGGCTCAGACAAG TAAAGGAGACACTAAGTCCATGATGCTTCTCTTACAATCTTTCTCTACCTTCGCTAAAGCATCTGGCTTGAGAATTAGTGCAGCTAAGTCTAATGCATACTTTAGAGGGGTGCCAGATCAGATTAAGCATGACATATTGAGGGTGTCAG AATACAAGAGGGTTCCCCTAGTGACTTCGGACAAGATATGCAAACCAAAGGAAGAGGGAGGTCTAGGGATCAAGGATCAGGGGACGTGGAACAAGGCAATGGTTGGTCGTGTG TGGAATCATCTCAAAGGTAGGGATTGGATGAAGTATAGTCCCTCTGCAAATTCCAGCTGGGTTTGGAGAAGGATATGTAAAGTCAAGCAGGAAATTGCCCATGGGTTTGTGGATGGGGTTTGGGTGGTACAGCCATCTGGATATACACCTGCTGGATGTTATGAGTGGCTCAGAGATGCTAGGCCACCAGTATACTGGAGCAAGGTGATATGGAATAACTGGGCAGTTCCAAAACACCAGTTTATGGGATGGTTAGTGGCTCATGAGGCCCTCAATACAGTTGATAAGCTTGCTAACTATGAGATGGCAGTAGATGATAGATGCCTACTGTGTGGTCAGTCAGAGGAATGCATATCACATTTATTTTTTGCCTGCCAGTATAGTAGGAGGGTGATATTAGCTATGCAGCAGAGTACTGGTTGCCAGCTTCCTCTGGTGACTGACCTGGTTTGGTGGTCAAGCAGGGGAG TTAACACTACAAGAATTCCTGTTTCGGGTGACTTCAATTGGTTACTGAAAACAGTTGCCAAaacaaaattggcgactgaaattggtCGCCCAAACCCAGTCACAGGCATTAGTCGCCAAATAAAATTCGGGCGACTTATGTCTGTCGCTTAA